In the genome of Microthrixaceae bacterium, one region contains:
- a CDS encoding sigma-70 family RNA polymerase sigma factor, which translates to MRHVVFQVAVNFPRHVDREELATAGALGLVEAAKRFDESRGVPFDRFAAQRIRGAILDAVRAADWAPRSVRNLARRLESIEQRLATHLGRMPSSEETAEALGVTTEELRRLQDKMFRSVVLALEYDVNDGDEDLTLVEVLTDDSTREPSEELENRELHSYLRDAVHLLPERHRIVVAGYFLEGRKSQELASHLGVTESRISQLRSEALEMLREGISAQYGAAAEEVVERPQGRVARRKAGYANAIADASPWHARIGEEAATA; encoded by the coding sequence GTGAGGCACGTTGTGTTTCAGGTGGCAGTGAACTTCCCTCGACACGTCGATCGGGAAGAGCTGGCCACTGCCGGGGCCCTGGGACTGGTCGAGGCAGCCAAACGCTTCGACGAGTCGAGGGGCGTACCCTTCGACCGATTTGCAGCTCAGCGGATCCGGGGGGCGATCCTCGACGCAGTCAGGGCAGCAGACTGGGCTCCTCGGTCGGTTCGCAACCTGGCTCGCCGCCTGGAGTCGATCGAACAGCGCCTGGCCACCCATCTGGGGCGGATGCCGTCCTCGGAGGAGACCGCCGAAGCATTGGGTGTCACCACCGAGGAGCTTCGTCGCCTCCAAGACAAGATGTTCCGCTCGGTGGTCCTGGCGCTCGAGTACGACGTGAACGACGGGGACGAAGACCTGACCCTGGTCGAGGTTCTCACCGACGACTCCACCCGAGAGCCGTCCGAGGAGCTGGAAAACCGTGAGCTGCATTCCTACCTGCGCGACGCGGTTCACTTGCTGCCGGAGCGTCATCGCATCGTGGTGGCCGGCTACTTCCTCGAAGGCCGCAAGTCCCAGGAGCTGGCCAGCCACCTCGGGGTGACCGAGTCACGGATCTCTCAGCTCCGTTCCGAGGCGCTGGAGATGCTCCGTGAGGGAATCTCGGCCCAGTACGGCGCTGCCGCCGAAGAGGTCGTGGAACGGCCCCAAGGCCGGGTGGCTCGACGCAAGGCCGGATACGCCAACGCCATCGCCGATGCCTCCCCGTGGCATGCCCGGATCGGCGAAGAGGCCGCTACGGCCTGA
- a CDS encoding Gfo/Idh/MocA family oxidoreductase, which yields MRVAVVGLGAVGTRAARQLASTAEVESVVVADPKPDRMSEVVASLGAKAESHALGDGLPNADVVLVATPVGTQAAMTETLVGRGSSVVCTTDDVSETRRLLDLGPEAEARGVTVAVGAGFSPGLSCVLARFGADRFDTVDEIHVARLGTGGPSCARQHHAALGGEAIDWRDGGWQQRRAGSGRELVWFPDPIGGADCYRAELSDALLLVPAFPGVGRVTARLAATRRDRLTARFPMARRPHPEGGLGALRVEIRGRGPEGIDVSVLGAMDRPGVAGGAVAALAAVEVGAGRTRIVGAAGLASLVDAPGLLGELARRGVKVARFA from the coding sequence ATGCGCGTCGCGGTGGTCGGCCTAGGGGCCGTGGGTACGCGGGCGGCCCGTCAGTTGGCGTCCACGGCCGAGGTGGAGTCGGTGGTGGTGGCCGACCCCAAACCCGACCGAATGTCTGAGGTGGTGGCTTCCTTGGGCGCCAAGGCCGAGAGCCACGCCCTAGGCGATGGTCTTCCTAACGCCGACGTCGTGCTTGTTGCCACTCCGGTCGGCACGCAGGCCGCCATGACCGAAACCCTGGTTGGTCGGGGATCGTCGGTGGTTTGCACCACCGACGATGTCAGTGAGACCCGACGTTTGTTGGATCTCGGGCCCGAGGCTGAGGCGCGTGGGGTCACGGTGGCGGTCGGTGCGGGGTTCTCGCCCGGTCTTAGCTGCGTTCTGGCTCGGTTTGGTGCCGACCGGTTCGACACCGTCGACGAGATCCATGTTGCCCGGCTGGGAACAGGCGGGCCTTCTTGTGCCCGCCAGCACCATGCCGCCCTGGGCGGAGAGGCCATCGACTGGCGTGACGGCGGGTGGCAACAGCGTCGAGCCGGGTCCGGACGAGAGTTGGTTTGGTTTCCTGATCCGATCGGCGGAGCCGACTGCTACCGGGCTGAACTATCCGATGCCCTGCTCCTGGTTCCCGCCTTCCCCGGTGTGGGAAGGGTTACGGCCCGACTGGCGGCGACAAGGCGAGATCGCCTCACCGCCCGATTCCCGATGGCGCGTCGCCCCCATCCCGAGGGTGGACTTGGCGCGCTGCGGGTGGAGATACGCGGCCGCGGTCCTGAGGGAATTGACGTGTCGGTTCTGGGCGCGATGGACCGTCCCGGTGTGGCGGGCGGAGCGGTGGCGGCCCTGGCCGCGGTCGAGGTGGGTGCGGGCCGGACCAGGATCGTGGGGGCTGCTGGCTTGGCGAGCTTGGTGGATGCCCCTGGCTTGTTGGGAGAACTGGCCCGAAGAGGTGTCAAGGTGGCCCGGTTCGCCTGA
- a CDS encoding DUF3566 domain-containing protein — MDAATSADDLVLGVASGALSAPEVDSTVALVDEPVTSVVGATSEMRSPEQDSGTLSPPRARRERPADPDVVRVGRRQGRRVRRVVRRIDLWSVLKLSIVLYTCLYAAVMATLALLWGLAYSSGQIDKVQSFMSDVGLDNYRFYGDQMWRACAMIGAIGVLAATTVTVLTTALVNVISEATGGIRFVVIEEDPRPRRRPPSR, encoded by the coding sequence TTGGATGCAGCTACCTCGGCTGACGACCTGGTCTTGGGCGTTGCCTCGGGGGCCTTGTCGGCTCCCGAGGTTGACTCCACAGTTGCTCTGGTCGATGAGCCGGTGACGTCGGTTGTTGGCGCCACATCGGAGATGCGATCACCAGAACAAGACAGTGGGACGCTCTCGCCGCCCCGAGCCCGGCGAGAGCGGCCTGCTGATCCAGACGTCGTTCGGGTGGGTCGTCGTCAGGGTCGACGGGTTAGGAGGGTCGTACGGCGGATCGACCTGTGGTCTGTCCTCAAGTTGTCGATCGTGCTGTACACATGCCTCTATGCCGCGGTGATGGCCACCTTGGCGTTGCTGTGGGGGTTGGCCTACTCCAGCGGACAGATAGACAAGGTCCAGTCGTTCATGTCCGACGTTGGACTGGACAACTACCGGTTCTACGGCGATCAGATGTGGCGGGCATGCGCCATGATCGGTGCGATCGGTGTCTTGGCCGCTACCACCGTCACCGTCTTGACCACAGCTTTGGTCAACGTGATCAGCGAGGCAACCGGTGGCATCAGGTTCGTCGTGATCGAGGAAGACCCAAGACCACGCCGACGTCCACCCTCTCGCTGA